From the genome of Trachemys scripta elegans isolate TJP31775 chromosome 2, CAS_Tse_1.0, whole genome shotgun sequence:
AttaggccccagccccccagtccTTGCCTGGCCCCGGCCAAGCTGGGCACTCAGGGGCAGTAGGCACAAATCCAAGGCTCTGCGTTCTCACTCACGTCGTTTTGGTTGCAGGTTTAAGCAGCTCCTGCTGACCCAGGCAGACAAGTTCACCCCGGAGGAGGTGAGAcggcccctgctctccccccgcccccaatctaTGGGGCCCAGGAACTCCCCCTGCCTTTGACCCCACAGGTTGGCAGGACCCCCTCGTTACTGCTGCACTGGGAAACACaagcgggtgtgtgtgtggctttgcACTacacgcccccccacccccgtggcaGATCTGGGTGCCCACCAGCCGCCCGGGTCTTTggtgcccaggctgcggcctccCCCGTGGGCCCTGCCCCGCAAAGTCGCTGGGATTCCTGCCCACAACTCACATCCCCACCTCCACTTTCTCCTGCCCAGGTGGAGCAGATGTTCGTGGTGACGCCCATCGACGTGGCAGGAAACATTGATTACAAATCCCTCTGTTACATCATCACCCACGGCGACGAGAAGGAGGACTGACAGGTGATGCGGACAATCAGCATGTGTCCCACGCCTAGCGCCATTGAAATAAAAGCCCAAGCCCATCAAACGAGAGCCACCTGTGTGTGACCGGGGGGAGGGAAGCCCCATCTGTGGCCAAGCTGGAGAgggaatatatggagatatacctatctcatagagctggaagcgaccctgaaaggtcatcaagtccagcccctgcctttactagcaggaccaagtactgattttgccccagatccctaagtggccccctcaaggattaaactcacaaccctgggtttagcaggccaatgctcaaaccactgagctatctctcccccccaagCTAAGGGCTTGTTTCAAAGGGCCGGGCACAGCTCAAGGCCATTCCCTAAGCACTGGGTGCAAGGCTAGGGGGACCCTGGCACAAGGACTGGTGGGTGATTGGGATGCAAAGGGCCTGTCCACTGTGGGCCCCAGTGGGTAGCGGTgggcaggctctgggacggaggAGGACGCAAGCCATGTATGGTCGCTCTCCCATGATGGAGGCAGGGGGCATTAGGAACCCCAGGCTGCTTCCCGCAGGGTGGAGAGACACGGTTCAGATGCAAAGCTCACCCCTATGGGGGGGCCCCTTGTCCGCACCCTGGGTGTggccccccccagcacagcagagGAAGGTTTGTCACAGGATCGCCTCCTGACCTGAGAGGCTGGAGGCTCCTCTGCGCAGGGGAGCTGGGTGACCAACAGGCAATACCCGCAGTCACCAtctccccccggctcccccccctTGTCCCTTATCTTCCTCCACCTTAACTACGGTGAGCTCGGGACACGTTCACTGGTGGCCACTTTCCCCTCCTGCACTCGCCAGTCCTCAGGCACGTCTTCTTCTGAGCCAACAGCTTCCGCTCCCGTTCCTGCTCCCAGGCCCCGCTCTTgtctggggggtgagggggaaggagctgcaggggccaAGGCCCCCACACCCACGCCCAGCCTGTGACGCCGTCAGGGCCCTGCCCTGGGATAAGGCGCGCAGGAAGGAAAGGCAGATGACAGGCCAGAGAGATGCAGGATTGTGGCTGGGACAAATGTTTCTCAAGCAGCCTCAGCAGCACTGGAGCCGAAAGGCTCGTTTCCACCTGCCCACCCTCCCCGCCCAGCAGGGGCATGAAGCCAGCCACACGTTGTCCAAAGCACTTTATTCATAAGGAAGCCAAAAGCAGCAGGGGGGAAAAATGGGTCAGATGCCCGGCTGGTGCAAATAGGCATGGCTTGGTGCTGTGCCCACGTGCACCGGCTCACGATATCCAGCAGAAGAGATGCCAGAGCCAAGCTGATGGCCAAGGGCTGGCAGAGTCACTGTCCGCCGGTTGTCTGCTCCGGTCTGCAGTGGTCCTGGATGCAGGAGACAGCCTGTGAGCTTAACCAGCAGGGGTCCTGCTTTCCGCCTTCAGCTCCAGGCTGTACCCACCGTCTCCTCCACAGCCCAGACTAGGCCCCCATAAACCCCACAGTGCCTGGGGCTCATAACCCTGGGTGGCGTTCGAAGCACCCACTGGTGAGCAGGTCCCCTAAGCACCCATCCCCATGGGTACATGTAGCGGTCAGTGTGTGCTCCAGGCCCTGCTCCATGCCCAATCCCTAGAGCTGAGCTTGGGGCAGCCCCAGCTGTGGAGCCATGGCTCTTTAGCACAAGCTGTGGAGCTCCTGCTTTAAGCTCTGACGGTCCCCAGTGTGCAGCCACGCCGTCCAGGGCATCAGACCAAGGAGCACATGGGCCCCAGAGACACTGCAGCCCTCACAGGGCCGGGCTGAAGCACTGGGTGAAGGAGCCCCGGCTGCTGCTCCAGCGTCACCTTCAGGGCATGGTGCTATAAGCCAGACCTGAGCACCAGTGGGTCCCGCTCCCCCACCTCGCTCCCCCAGCCCAGCGATCTGCCTTGGGGTACCACGTACCCAGCTGGCCCTATGCCGTGCTCCATCCAGCCAGTTCTGTGCAATCAGCAGCAGCAAGAAGCTTCGGGGAATTGGCGTGGCCTCGGGGCAAGCGGCGGGCATCAGTTGGAGAACTCTGGAGGGAAAGCCAGCGTTTCTGggtcagagcagctccagccccccgGGCAGGTCGGCCTAGGCATCCTCTGTGCAGCACCTCAGAGACGGGCCAGGGGGCGGCTGAGCCCTAGCGGGATaatgcaggggatgggggaagaacaAGGCGGGGGAGGATCCCTGGAGACACGGGAGGGGGTGAACTTTGCAGGGGACAATTCCTGGGGTGGAGGTGATTGCTGGGCCAGGAGAGGGAGAGCCCAGTCGATGTTTCTCAGAGAAGCCCCAAGGAGCCTGGGCCGAAGTTTGCCGTGGGGGATGAACTGCGGCCTACGCACTCTCACCTGGGGACTCCTTGCACAATTTCATGCTGATGCAGATGTCTCCGGCCTCATCGCCGTTCTGCAGTCCCTCCGTGAGCTGATCTTTGTACTTTTTCAGCAACGATTTGCACTGCCGGGCCAGGCGTCTGCCCACAGATCTGCACACGGAGCCCAGGGCCTTGTTGATAGCGTCCTGCGGCAAGAGCCCTGGCACGTGAGCTATGGCACTGCGCTCCGcccaccctctcctctcccatAACTTCGCCATCAACTAGGGAATCATCCCCCGGTCCgctccccacctctccctctccttcccccatctcccatCACCATCACgccctctgctctcccccccacacaccttctcCCTCCTCATCCCACCattcctcacccctcccacacacttccTCATTCCCCCTCCTCTAACCGCTGGGCTGGCCAACAGGCACTGGGTGACGTACCTCATCGGGGTCATCACCAATCAACGACTTGAGCTTCTCCACAATCTGGGTGCAGAACGTGCACCTCTTGTTAGGGGGCCGAGCCTCATCTTCCTCTTCCAGCTGATCCCACTGTCCCAGAGAGAACCGAGAGACCCTGTAGTGCAGCTATGGAACCAGGGCCCAGTGCGGCCAGGCCCAGGGCAGCAGtaacggggggcggggagggagaggcagacacCCAGCCCGATAGGGGTTCTCAGAGGGGTTGGGCCGGGTGTTCCATTGTTACCTCCTCTGAGCACAGGGCAGCAGTATCCCcgccattagggttaccattcgtccggattcccccggacatgtccggatttttgagctaaaaatagcgtccgaggggaatttgtaaatgtccggacttccccccccccatgcagggTGTGCGCAGCTAACAGGGCAgtcggccggatggtgccacttacatggggctccaacagccagagagagcccctcctctgcttcccctgcagctgagatcactccctccctccctgcatttgcagatcgcctccggcagtctggagctcctcccacactcctccttccctgccagccagcctgccgggacgaacggctcaggccgttcctgagcaagttcacagagacattaggcgaaggccaacaacaagagGGTCaggggggtcggagaaggggcagggaggttttggatggggcagtcaagagatggggagggtcgggagttcgggggggggctgagggagggtgtggataaggttttgggcagtcagggtacaggtagggggtagggtcctggggggcagttaggagcaggggtcccaggagggggcagtcaggggacaaggagcgaggggggggctgtcagggggcaggagtggggagagggatcggagcagtcaatgggacagaaagcagaggggtttagatgggtcaggagttctgggggggctgtcagggggtggggagtagttggatggggcgtgggagtcccaggggtctgtctgggggtgggggtgtggataagggttggagcagtcagggtacaggtagggtcctggggcccagttaggatggggggagggtctcaggagggggcagtcaggggacaagaggcagggaggcttaggtagggggtggagtcctggggagcagttaggggcaggggtcccaggagggggcagtcaggggacaaggagcagggggaagggttgggggttctgaggggggtgggaagtgggaggggcaggggcggggctagggcaggatgtgGCGGGGCTCCTCACgtctcttttttgcttgctgaaatatggtaaccctacccgcCATTATCTATCTCAAGCGCTCATCTAGCCCTAATCATTATTCTTAGTTATTATTCATACTGAAGAAGCACCTAGGAAGGTGGTTATGGGGCAGGGCCCcggtgccaggcactgcacaaacacagaacaaaatgacacactccctgccccaaagaccatCTCGGAGCGCCACACAAACTTCAGTGTATTTATTAAGGCTGGTTGAACGTTTCCCCTTGAAGCTGTTTTTCAGTGGGAAACTGAGTTTTCGACTCGGCGAAATGTCCCCGGAAAGCGTCTGCTTCCTGTGGGAAATG
Proteins encoded in this window:
- the LOC117872867 gene encoding antimicrobial peptide NK-lysin-like encodes the protein MASILILPLLFAVAAAFAGQDLVPARCLQGPKFWCQDVATAVECQREQYCTSLWADVPLWDQLEEEDEARPPNKRCTFCTQIVEKLKSLIGDDPDEDAINKALGSVCRSVGRRLARQCKSLLKKYKDQLTEGLQNGDEAGDICISMKLCKESPEFSN